The sequence CGCGTGGAAATAACTTGCTTCTATGCCGCAAACGTATTTTGTAACGCATTTAATATCATCTATTACCATTAAAGAAAGCCAAAAtacgtgaaaaacaaaaaataaagctgGTGCGGTAACTATACACTTAGAAGCCAATGTTGCTTCTAAGAAAGATAAGATGTTCcgcgctagatggcgctatTGCTgtggttttcattttgcatatTTTGGAGATTCTGACCCTAGATGACACTATTGCTGTggtttcatttgcatattttgGAGATTCTGATGCTAGATGGCACTATTcatgttgttttcatttgcatattttgGAGATTCTGAAAGCACCGGGTCGAAAGCGGTCGTTTTATCACAGTTCACCGATTGTTCTTTTTGATAAATCAGCAATAGCCCACCACAGACCTTCAAAGTTTCATTGGTTGGTCAAACTTAAATGAATTCATTTGTAAAATACGTTCCAATAGAATACGTATTACATGAAAATACCACCGTTCAAGTAAAGAAGACGATGCATGGTTTTTCAGATGGTAcataaaaaaggaagtaaCCAAGCTAGTCATCAGCCACGTTTTCTTTCAGCGATCATTATTTCAGAAATTCCACGCTGGGTTTCTGTAAAACCCAGATGTTTGTGTAATGTAATCCAAGAATCTTGTTGGctacttaaaaagaaaaatgatcaaagccatatttttttctgaGTTCCATCCAACTTTGGGACCTAAAATAAGCTATCAGGTACTTTGTTTCTAAACATTTTAATTATGTTCTGTCTAACacggaaaattaaaaatgtatttttttttttaaatttcttaatGTGAACTAGGTGCCAGAAGACTATGTGTCTAAGGAAATATTTGATGCAGTTAGTGTTTATATCATTCCTAAAGAGCAACTAGATAGCTGCATCATTACAGTGAATGTATTGGGGCACAAGATAACAGGTAAGATGTGTGCAGTTTACTCATAGTGcctcatttttgattttttttaactttcctTAACTCTTTCATCTTTCGTAGGATATCCTGTGCGCATATCAGATGAAAAGTATCCACgcaattttttgattttcaatctgtgttttgtgtgtgatTCTGATGCCAGAACCGTACAATTTGAGCTAGTTGTGAGGAAGTTAGCTGAGCATTTGGTGACTCTGGAAGTGGAACAAAACTTTCTGTCCACCGAATCTAACAGAGCATTGCTGCCCAAAATTTTAGGCCAAATTCTCAGTGATCTCAATCGTTGTGGGTTGTGCACGGTCACAGGTAAATCAagataatttatttttgttttcctatttacTCACCctccttttaaaaattagttGGGACGTCAACGTTACACCTGAAAGTAATTCAGGTTGCTGCCGAGCCTCCTCCGGTATTTGACCACCACGTTCCAGTGTTCACATCGGAATTTGCTCCGTTAAAGCAAGATTATTGGGACTTAACAACTAAACAGGTGTTTATTTGATAAAACAAACGATCTTTGACAAAATCTTTACACATACAACTGGTTTTGGGACGAGTGTAGGTATTACCATACATCGATGGACGCAGTCACGTTGCCAGAGTTGCGATCGAGGCCGACGTGGACATCGGTTTGGTCAAGGCCTGTATTCAGAATCTCCTGTAAGCAAATCTATTCTATTAATCCCCCGTGTTAACAATCTCCCTTATAGAttcttctcttcgtttttAGATATTATGGGGTCGTCCAACTCATTCCTATCTTCCAGTACAGCAATATGTATGCTGCTACACCCAAACTTAGAGAATTACCCATGAATCCAGAACTGAGTAGAGAATGCATCACTTTCGTCGCCAAATCTGGTACTCATTtgtcttgttttattgattatttattcatcttctatattgaaacatttcaaTCCTTATTTAACTGCTCTAGATAGACACCCGCCTTCATTTAGAGATGTTTTCCAAATGTACTGGTGAGTTGATTCTTATCTCGTTTTCACTACGCAAACTGAACTAACGAAcctttttcgttctttcgtAACAGTGGGATGACTTACGGTACTACCATCAGAGATCTGTGTGTGCGCTTCAATCCGCACTCACTCCGCATCGACGAGCACCGACTAGTTCAGTTTGGCGTCCTGCAAGGCATCATTCGCCGGATTTGCAAGGTTAGTGTGTGCCTTACTCTCTCTTTTCCTGGGACTCCTATCGAGTTAACACGTTCCCGATGAACTgtccgttttttgtttttctcgccgtttttcttttgaatgggTCAGTATCCGGTGTATAAACCGGAGACGCAACGTGGATCCCATAAGAAACAAATGACCTCGTTGCATCGATTGTGCACCGGAGTGGCCTCATACGATGAGATCTGCTGTCGAACTGGATTGTCCTATCACGAATTGGACGAAAAAATCGAAGCCGATGCCGACATCTGCGTTCTTTGGAAATGAAATGTGTTAACGCTCCCCTTTgaattcaattctttttatcCCATAGCCCCTTCGATTTTCGTTTCAaccaaaccattttttttttttttattggcgcATTTCATTCCAAAATGAACAGTTCAACGTTCCCGGATTGAactccctcctttttctttttcatcctttGCAATCGGATGCCTCTTTTTGATTGCGCAACACAAGACCTAAGTCAGCCGTTCGTGGCTATCGTCACGTTTTTAAATGGACGGACGTCGGACGGGAACAACCCGCACGGAGGGTTAGTTCGATATGTTCTTCCCACCGTTTCTCGCAATCGAAAAACAAGAGAGGAGAGggtatagagagagagagagagtcgaCGATACATTGGAATTTCCCCCCTTCGCTTCCCCGTAGGTGAGGGGCACTCACGCAGGCGAGTAGTATTTCCAGACAGCCGTAGAACAGACGATGTACCAGTAAATCTGTCCCGCTTAAAGTTTTgacaatcttcttttttcttttttgctggcCGTTAAAATGCTTGGGGAGGGTTTAGAaatgggaacaagaaaaacacaaaattttcaaaacacacacacacacacacacactacaaAAGATAGGACTACGCATACTCTTTGTCCCTATTGGCCGTCTGCCAAAAATtcctcttgaaaaaaaaaaaaaacgaaagaaaagagacccTAATAAGATTTACACGCATCAACATGGGCGCGATGGTAGAGAGAAATATTAcaagcaacaaaaaaagataaaagccTCTTTtcactgtttgaaaaaaagcaaCATCGAGAGCGTCCATGCCCTCTTGGCATGCGAGGCTTCCGTTCGTGAGAGAGAGATGCCgcgttcgtcttttttttttttttcattctcggTCCGCTCTTAAACTAGCAGACAAGAGTTTATGCTGATAAGGAGTCGACAAGCTTGTCGACAAGTGTTATGTCGGGCGAACCGACACGGCGGTCACAACCCACCCACTTGGGCCTATCTCAATGGCCGTATGAAACACTTCTGCCACGACGTGTATGACTATGTTTTTGAAGAGGAGAACTAATCCACCA comes from Daphnia carinata strain CSIRO-1 chromosome 2, CSIRO_AGI_Dcar_HiC_V3, whole genome shotgun sequence and encodes:
- the LOC130685850 gene encoding GATOR complex protein NPRL2-like — encoded protein: MIKAIFFSEFHPTLGPKISYQVPEDYVSKEIFDAVSVYIIPKEQLDSCIITVNVLGHKITGYPVRISDEKYPRNFLIFNLCFVCDSDARTVQFELVVRKLAEHLVTLEVEQNFLSTESNRALLPKILGQILSDLNRCGLCTVTVGTSTLHLKVIQVAAEPPPVFDHHVPVFTSEFAPLKQDYWDLTTKQVLPYIDGRSHVARVAIEADVDIGLVKACIQNLLYYGVVQLIPIFQYSNMYAATPKLRELPMNPELSRECITFVAKSDRHPPSFRDVFQMYCGMTYGTTIRDLCVRFNPHSLRIDEHRLVQFGVLQGIIRRICKYPVYKPETQRGSHKKQMTSLHRLCTGVASYDEICCRTGLSYHELDEKIEADADICVLWK